Proteins from one Pontibacter korlensis genomic window:
- a CDS encoding PQQ-binding-like beta-propeller repeat protein produces MKHLYKGTAATKRSFSCLRLIFTTVFSFFICFQGYAQLEREWMHTYRQAGGNVKMKAGPDNQLVILSSGINAVGFEDRRLTKLSTEGEVVWQEHLDGNVMDLLLDQNGDAYVLGTTVSKFSAAGELLWQFNLQELGLSPKSFASDTGGNLYVAGRSADDEAALLKLNEEGEQVWQKTYTLGTALFNHQPLAIGAGGEIYLAGTEQENGSIRVIRLLKINAETGAEEFRKKYGHPDRRAHYEVNKLLADATGNIYLAGQVMALNIGHTSLLAIKLSSEGDVLWEQVSSFENRDYFADAMLGPDEGLFMMSSSQLRTGYMSFVVAKYNSEGELLWNHTFDQPVGYSSYGGAWIALPSGGLAVTGAYSPSPGGIGEGSVLLQYDQQGNEVYSEDFGQTNLEANRALALDNAGSLYLAGAQRLVAGSPTSELTVLKYSLPADCNTPVHVQLYLPPHPMQVGQQVRTTADFGDFILTEDTGIRWVWGDGSSPSVSYTAFGTSRITGEHTYTQAGIFRVGLDFSESCLMPEQDDYQQWTVIYDPGAGTVRGAGWLSSTVQPTSSLAGRDLFAFNVRYRNSKASTPTGQTLLLFGSRVFLSTSIDWLVVRGDQAVWHGEGSLNGKGKYKFIASAADAGGRGAHDPDDRLRIRIWDSMTGSVLYDNYSTGPDIYDMSEVGPSIAGGQVIINQHKQTLALSQQRAVEPLSGEEVKVYPNPFSEKAVLEFSIPTGAYQVSLYDAKGSLVKVLLHGEQARAERREVEVDGTSLTAGLYFARIVTEQGTQTVKLVLDK; encoded by the coding sequence ATGAAACACTTATACAAGGGTACCGCTGCTACAAAACGCAGCTTTTCATGCCTTAGACTTATCTTCACTACAGTTTTTTCTTTCTTTATTTGCTTCCAGGGTTATGCGCAGCTGGAGCGGGAGTGGATGCATACCTATCGGCAGGCCGGAGGTAATGTAAAGATGAAAGCAGGACCGGATAATCAACTGGTTATACTTAGCAGTGGCATTAACGCTGTTGGCTTCGAAGATCGAAGGCTGACAAAGCTAAGCACTGAGGGAGAGGTTGTATGGCAAGAGCATTTGGATGGAAACGTCATGGACTTGCTTCTGGACCAGAACGGTGATGCATACGTGCTTGGCACTACAGTATCAAAGTTCTCTGCTGCAGGAGAGTTACTCTGGCAGTTCAATTTGCAGGAGCTCGGCTTATCACCAAAAAGCTTTGCCAGCGATACAGGCGGTAATCTGTATGTAGCAGGTCGCTCGGCCGACGATGAAGCAGCTTTATTGAAACTGAACGAGGAAGGGGAGCAAGTATGGCAGAAAACATATACTTTAGGTACAGCACTTTTCAATCACCAGCCTTTGGCTATAGGTGCCGGTGGGGAAATATATCTGGCAGGTACTGAGCAGGAAAACGGCAGCATCAGAGTAATCAGACTGTTAAAAATTAACGCTGAGACAGGTGCAGAAGAATTTCGCAAAAAGTACGGACATCCTGACCGTCGCGCGCACTACGAGGTAAATAAATTGCTTGCTGATGCCACTGGAAACATATACTTGGCAGGCCAGGTAATGGCCTTAAATATCGGTCATACAAGTTTATTAGCGATCAAATTATCCTCCGAAGGAGATGTGCTGTGGGAGCAAGTAAGTTCTTTCGAGAACCGGGACTACTTTGCGGATGCAATGCTGGGGCCGGATGAGGGTTTGTTTATGATGTCTTCTTCACAGCTGCGTACCGGCTACATGAGCTTTGTAGTTGCCAAGTACAATTCAGAAGGTGAGTTACTTTGGAATCATACTTTTGATCAGCCTGTAGGATATAGCAGTTATGGCGGAGCCTGGATAGCGCTTCCGTCAGGTGGTCTGGCTGTAACAGGTGCTTATTCGCCTTCGCCAGGTGGTATTGGAGAGGGTAGTGTTTTGCTACAGTATGACCAGCAGGGAAACGAGGTATACAGTGAAGACTTTGGACAAACAAACCTTGAAGCAAACAGAGCCTTGGCTCTTGATAATGCAGGTAGTTTATACCTGGCAGGCGCTCAAAGGCTTGTTGCAGGATCCCCTACTAGTGAGCTGACTGTTTTGAAGTATAGCTTGCCAGCTGATTGTAATACACCTGTTCATGTGCAACTGTATCTTCCGCCTCACCCTATGCAGGTTGGGCAGCAAGTACGAACCACAGCCGACTTTGGTGATTTTATACTTACTGAGGATACAGGTATTCGCTGGGTCTGGGGAGATGGCAGCAGCCCTTCGGTTTCTTACACAGCCTTTGGTACATCGCGCATCACCGGGGAGCATACTTATACACAAGCTGGTATCTTTCGGGTGGGACTAGATTTTTCTGAGAGTTGCCTGATGCCAGAGCAGGATGACTACCAGCAGTGGACCGTAATATATGATCCTGGGGCAGGTACTGTCAGAGGGGCAGGGTGGCTCAGCAGCACAGTTCAGCCAACCAGCTCACTGGCTGGACGTGATTTGTTTGCTTTTAATGTAAGGTACCGAAACAGTAAGGCTTCAACTCCAACAGGCCAGACACTACTGCTGTTTGGTTCCAGAGTCTTTTTAAGCACTAGTATAGATTGGCTCGTAGTACGTGGCGACCAGGCCGTATGGCATGGGGAAGGCAGCCTTAATGGAAAAGGCAAGTATAAGTTTATAGCTTCTGCGGCAGATGCTGGAGGCCGAGGTGCTCATGATCCTGATGACAGGCTGCGCATTCGTATCTGGGACAGTATGACAGGTAGCGTTTTATACGATAACTACAGTACAGGACCAGATATTTATGATATGTCTGAAGTTGGACCAAGTATAGCAGGAGGGCAGGTAATCATCAATCAGCATAAGCAAACGCTGGCTTTATCGCAGCAGAGGGCTGTGGAGCCACTTTCTGGTGAAGAGGTAAAGGTGTATCCAAATCCTTTTTCAGAGAAAGCTGTACTTGAATTTAGCATTCCTACAGGCGCTTACCAGGTGTCGCTTTACGATGCAAAGGGCAGCCTGGTAAAAGTGCTCTTACATGGTGAACAAGCAAGGGCCGAGAGGAGGGAAGTAGAGGTTGACGGAACAAGCCTCACAGCCGGGCTATACTTTGCCCGGATAGTTACTGAACAGGGTACACAAACAGTAAAGCTGGTACTGGATAAGTAA
- a CDS encoding citrate synthase, with the protein MSEFAEIILEGKSYQMPVVEGSENEKAIDIASLRAQSGYITLDSGYKNTGATTSAITFLDGEQGILRYRGYPIEQLAEKSNFIEVAYLLIYGSLPTEQELQDFSDRIRRHTLVNEDMRKILDGFPSTSHPMGILSALISSLTAFYPESLNPNQSQEEVDLSIIRLLAKISTIAAWSYKNSIGHPVNYPKNKLDYCSNFLHMMFAYPTEDYEINPVVVDALNKLLILHADHEQNCSTSTVRLVGSANASLYSSVSAGISALWGPLHGGANQAVIEMLEAIKADGGDSKKYIEKAKDKDDPFRLMGFGHRVYKNFDPRAKIIKKAADEVLTALGINDPILTIAKELEEAALNDPYFVERKLYPNVDFYSGIIYRAIGIPTDMFTVMFALGRLPGWIAQWKEMRENKEPIGRPRQVYTGATERDYVSIEKR; encoded by the coding sequence ATGTCAGAATTCGCTGAAATAATTTTAGAAGGTAAATCTTACCAAATGCCTGTAGTGGAAGGCTCGGAGAATGAAAAAGCAATAGACATCGCTTCTCTGCGCGCCCAGTCAGGTTATATTACCCTTGACTCTGGATATAAAAACACAGGCGCTACTACCAGTGCTATCACTTTCCTGGATGGTGAGCAAGGTATTCTGCGCTACAGAGGCTATCCAATTGAGCAGCTAGCCGAAAAATCTAACTTTATTGAGGTAGCTTACCTTCTGATCTATGGCTCTTTGCCAACAGAGCAGGAGCTGCAGGACTTCAGCGATAGAATCAGACGCCACACACTCGTTAACGAGGACATGCGCAAAATTCTTGATGGCTTCCCGTCTACTTCTCACCCAATGGGTATCTTGTCTGCCCTTATCAGCTCTCTGACAGCTTTCTACCCAGAGTCGCTTAACCCGAACCAGTCTCAAGAAGAAGTAGATCTTTCTATCATTCGTTTATTGGCGAAAATCTCTACCATAGCTGCCTGGTCTTATAAGAATTCTATCGGCCACCCGGTTAACTATCCTAAGAACAAACTGGATTACTGCTCGAACTTCCTGCACATGATGTTCGCTTATCCAACTGAGGACTATGAGATCAATCCGGTTGTAGTAGATGCCCTGAACAAACTTCTGATTCTGCATGCTGACCACGAGCAAAACTGCTCTACTTCTACAGTACGTCTGGTAGGTTCTGCCAATGCTAGCCTTTATTCTTCTGTATCTGCCGGTATCAGCGCCCTTTGGGGTCCGTTGCACGGTGGTGCCAACCAGGCCGTAATCGAAATGCTGGAGGCTATCAAAGCTGACGGTGGCGACTCTAAGAAGTATATCGAGAAGGCTAAGGACAAAGACGATCCTTTCCGTTTGATGGGCTTCGGTCACCGTGTGTACAAAAACTTCGATCCGCGTGCCAAGATCATCAAGAAAGCCGCTGACGAGGTTCTGACTGCACTTGGCATCAACGACCCAATCCTGACAATTGCAAAAGAGCTGGAAGAAGCTGCCTTGAACGATCCGTATTTCGTTGAGCGTAAGCTGTATCCTAATGTAGACTTCTACTCAGGCATTATCTACCGTGCTATCGGCATCCCGACTGACATGTTCACCGTGATGTTTGCTCTTGGCCGTCTGCCAGGCTGGATTGCACAGTGGAAAGAGATGCGCGAGAACAAGGAGCCAATCGGCCGTCCGCGCCAGGTGTATACTGGTGCTACTGAGCGCGACTACGTTTCAATCGAGAAGCGTTAA
- a CDS encoding T9SS type A sorting domain-containing protein, producing MKHSLPNQYPDKLTMSRQYTVTTRFNRQTTLLLLLLLCPLLASAQYELLWQTPPFGQETGAYKRVISSETDHEGNLLLLAQTYSSSTDSRMVLYKYSGDGSLLWQIVPQQPNPELQESPVKLRVDANGNSYVLTNLTQNFENAGAILSKVSPAGEGMWSRTFTSDSYIFTRSNDLVVNEAQEVFVAGKGMHEGTSIGIVAKLQPNGNTAWSRATSGETVNTITLNQSEDVVAAGTTYAQMQERGNLHLLTMHRDNGELLMDKTYGFRMQTVYSNDMPTHVHVTASGDILVLSEISSPLNTTDFNVVLMRTDSQGAVKWQQMIGNTDESRVLDVAFADSEEVVVLGLEAKYRQTADYFLTKVSVDGQKQWYHTFNRYDGATIHELAPADVDISADGNIALTAHAAVFNVPPAWFVPPVYQQQPVLVSILYNMDGEQVWENVYEPYPESYTYGRSISFDAEGNLFVAASTTPADSQPSYEHIILYKFGAADKATTPLNVQLYLPPYSMRVGEQVRTTADFNDYILTEDTGIRWTWGDGSSPTISYTAFGTDRITGEHRYQEAGIYTIGLNFDESNFSALSDNYKQQMIIYDPMAGAVAGAGQLEHEEVALPYVQGNRETTFAFSVRYPNASSKKPVGATVFLLNNQNRFHSTSYDWLVVNENHAAWKGTGTLDGKSGYSFLATVLDGGGDGINDPEDRMRIQIWDSRNQMVYDTEGTKSPVADLYQTLPHIKIGQIIIYNTTHPLFASLTSGLQLEDELEGVIAYPNPFRDKATVTFAAMQAGSYSAALYDMKGALVKELKQGTVSTGEVVAIEVDGAELPGGIYFTRIATPDEVKTVKLILQR from the coding sequence ATGAAACACAGTTTACCAAACCAGTATCCGGACAAGCTTACTATGTCCAGACAATACACAGTTACCACTCGTTTTAACCGCCAGACTACCTTATTACTATTGCTCCTCTTGTGCCCTTTGTTGGCAAGCGCACAGTACGAGCTCTTATGGCAAACGCCGCCATTCGGCCAGGAGACAGGTGCCTATAAGCGCGTCATTTCTTCCGAGACCGATCATGAAGGAAACCTGCTGCTGCTTGCCCAGACCTATAGTTCATCTACCGACTCGCGCATGGTCTTGTACAAGTACAGCGGAGATGGCAGTCTGCTGTGGCAGATAGTGCCGCAACAGCCTAACCCAGAATTGCAGGAAAGCCCTGTAAAGCTTCGGGTGGATGCAAACGGCAACAGCTATGTGCTTACTAACCTGACACAGAACTTTGAAAATGCTGGCGCCATTCTGTCTAAGGTATCTCCAGCCGGGGAAGGGATGTGGTCCAGGACTTTTACCTCTGACAGCTACATTTTTACACGCAGTAACGACCTTGTTGTGAATGAAGCGCAGGAGGTATTTGTAGCGGGCAAAGGCATGCACGAAGGTACCAGTATCGGGATTGTGGCAAAGCTGCAGCCTAACGGAAATACCGCCTGGAGCCGTGCCACCAGCGGTGAAACAGTGAATACAATCACACTCAACCAGTCTGAAGATGTAGTGGCAGCCGGTACCACTTATGCGCAAATGCAGGAGCGGGGCAACCTGCACCTGTTAACTATGCACCGTGACAATGGAGAGCTACTGATGGACAAAACCTACGGTTTCCGCATGCAGACGGTATATAGCAACGATATGCCAACTCATGTGCATGTTACCGCATCCGGGGATATTCTGGTGCTCTCAGAGATTAGTAGCCCACTTAATACCACTGATTTTAACGTTGTGCTGATGCGCACCGATAGCCAGGGAGCTGTAAAGTGGCAGCAGATGATAGGCAATACAGACGAGTCGCGGGTGCTGGACGTAGCCTTTGCTGATTCTGAAGAAGTAGTTGTACTTGGGCTTGAGGCGAAGTACAGGCAAACAGCAGATTACTTCCTCACAAAGGTGAGCGTAGACGGGCAGAAGCAATGGTACCACACGTTTAACCGTTATGATGGTGCTACCATACACGAGCTGGCACCTGCAGATGTAGATATCTCGGCAGATGGGAATATAGCACTTACTGCACACGCCGCTGTTTTCAATGTGCCGCCTGCCTGGTTTGTACCGCCTGTGTACCAGCAGCAACCTGTGCTGGTGTCTATCCTCTACAACATGGATGGAGAGCAGGTATGGGAGAACGTGTATGAGCCTTACCCCGAAAGCTATACGTATGGGCGGTCCATCAGCTTTGATGCCGAGGGTAACCTGTTTGTAGCTGCTTCTACAACGCCAGCAGATAGCCAGCCAAGTTATGAGCACATTATCCTATACAAGTTCGGGGCGGCAGACAAGGCGACAACGCCGCTAAACGTGCAGCTGTACCTGCCACCATACTCTATGCGGGTAGGGGAGCAGGTAAGAACCACTGCCGACTTCAATGATTATATTCTCACAGAAGATACAGGTATCCGTTGGACCTGGGGAGACGGCAGCAGCCCTACTATATCCTACACGGCTTTTGGTACCGACCGGATTACAGGGGAGCATCGATACCAGGAGGCTGGCATCTACACCATCGGCTTAAACTTTGATGAAAGTAACTTCAGCGCCCTATCTGATAACTATAAGCAGCAGATGATTATCTACGACCCTATGGCAGGGGCTGTAGCTGGAGCTGGCCAGCTGGAGCACGAGGAGGTAGCATTACCTTATGTGCAGGGCAACCGCGAAACTACCTTTGCCTTCTCTGTTCGTTACCCTAACGCCTCTTCCAAGAAACCAGTGGGAGCAACTGTTTTCCTGCTTAACAACCAGAATCGTTTTCACAGCACCAGCTATGATTGGCTGGTAGTAAACGAGAACCATGCAGCTTGGAAGGGCACAGGTACTTTAGATGGCAAATCAGGATACAGCTTCCTGGCAACCGTGTTGGATGGCGGCGGTGATGGAATTAATGATCCGGAGGACAGGATGCGCATACAGATATGGGACAGCAGAAACCAGATGGTATATGATACCGAAGGTACTAAATCACCTGTTGCCGACCTCTACCAGACCTTGCCTCACATCAAGATTGGTCAGATCATCATTTACAACACTACCCATCCGCTGTTTGCTTCGCTTACATCGGGTCTGCAGCTAGAAGACGAACTGGAGGGAGTGATAGCTTACCCGAACCCATTCCGCGACAAAGCAACAGTTACGTTTGCCGCCATGCAGGCAGGCTCTTATAGTGCAGCCCTGTATGATATGAAAGGCGCCCTGGTAAAAGAGTTGAAGCAAGGCACAGTAAGCACAGGCGAAGTGGTAGCCATTGAGGTAGATGGAGCAGAATTACCTGGAGGTATATACTTTACCCGAATAGCTACACCAGACGAAGTAAAGACCGTTAAGTTGATCCTTCAGCGATAA
- a CDS encoding DUF4268 domain-containing protein, which yields MYTREQASQIRQHFWTTFGQYLSPQLSAEGWKVNWLNYKTGVKDVYFRMNADNKRGYIAIELSHPDTEMQELVYDQFLEHKTMLHEALGEEWEWMLHMSDESGRVVSRIYKEISPVSVFNKDDWPALISFLKPRIIALDEFWSDAKYSFEG from the coding sequence ATGTATACCCGCGAACAAGCTTCCCAGATACGCCAGCATTTCTGGACTACTTTTGGTCAATACCTATCGCCACAGCTTTCAGCAGAGGGTTGGAAGGTAAACTGGCTTAACTATAAAACCGGTGTTAAAGATGTGTACTTCCGGATGAATGCCGACAATAAACGCGGGTACATCGCCATAGAATTATCGCATCCAGACACGGAGATGCAGGAGCTGGTGTACGATCAGTTTTTAGAGCACAAAACGATGCTGCACGAGGCTCTTGGCGAAGAGTGGGAGTGGATGCTGCACATGTCTGATGAGTCTGGCAGGGTAGTAAGCCGCATTTACAAGGAGATCTCCCCTGTTAGTGTTTTCAACAAAGACGACTGGCCAGCGCTCATTTCATTCCTAAAGCCCCGCATTATTGCCCTGGATGAATTCTGGAGCGATGCAAAGTATAGCTTTGAGGGATAA
- a CDS encoding MFS transporter, which translates to MTTTNTSTAEPPLTRSTLWLMTIASGMVVANNYYNQPLLGKIANTFQVSEASAGTVAMLAQVGYAIGLLFIIPLGDMLRRKRLIMVDFVLIMLSLLLAAFSPNIYTLMVASLLIGASSVVPQLFVPMAAHLAKPEERGKAVGIVMSGLLIGVLLSRTVSGFVGEHLGWRAMFLIATGLMFVLWIVIYFLLPEVHPQFKGNYKSLMKSLVHLFRTEPMLRLASVRGALAFACFGGFWTTLVFLLEGPPFYAGSDVAGAFGLVGAGGAVMASVTGKLSDKYDTRYIQAATLAMVIISYIVFGFFSYSIAGLVIGVILLDLGLQGSHISNQTLIFSLNPEARNRLNTVYMFTYFMGGATGTILASQAWQLWRWNGVVLVGLVFSSLALAVHLLFSGKVHKAS; encoded by the coding sequence ATGACTACAACAAATACCTCTACTGCCGAACCACCATTAACCCGCTCCACTCTTTGGCTTATGACCATTGCATCCGGAATGGTGGTGGCAAACAACTATTACAACCAGCCCTTGCTGGGCAAAATTGCCAATACTTTCCAAGTTTCAGAGGCTAGTGCCGGTACGGTAGCCATGCTGGCACAGGTCGGCTATGCCATCGGCTTATTGTTCATCATCCCTTTGGGTGATATGCTGCGGCGCAAGCGCCTGATCATGGTTGATTTTGTGCTGATCATGCTGTCTTTGCTGCTGGCTGCCTTCTCCCCTAACATTTATACTCTGATGGTGGCCAGTCTGCTGATCGGGGCCTCTTCGGTGGTGCCCCAACTGTTTGTGCCCATGGCGGCACACCTGGCAAAACCAGAGGAGCGTGGAAAAGCAGTAGGTATCGTTATGAGTGGTTTGCTGATAGGCGTATTGCTTTCGCGTACTGTCAGTGGTTTTGTGGGGGAGCATCTGGGGTGGCGGGCAATGTTTTTGATTGCTACAGGGCTGATGTTTGTGTTGTGGATTGTCATTTACTTTCTGCTTCCGGAAGTGCACCCGCAGTTTAAGGGCAACTATAAGAGCCTGATGAAGTCGCTGGTACACCTGTTCCGAACCGAGCCGATGCTTCGCCTGGCTTCTGTGCGTGGCGCACTGGCTTTCGCCTGCTTCGGCGGCTTCTGGACAACGCTTGTGTTCCTGCTCGAAGGGCCTCCTTTCTATGCAGGGAGCGATGTTGCTGGCGCATTTGGCCTGGTAGGTGCAGGCGGTGCTGTTATGGCCTCGGTAACTGGCAAGCTGAGCGACAAGTATGACACCCGGTACATACAGGCAGCTACACTTGCCATGGTTATCATCTCCTATATTGTGTTCGGTTTCTTTAGCTATAGTATTGCGGGGCTGGTGATAGGCGTTATACTGCTGGACCTTGGCTTGCAGGGTTCTCATATCTCGAACCAAACCCTCATCTTTTCGCTTAATCCTGAGGCTCGCAACCGCCTGAATACGGTATACATGTTTACCTACTTTATGGGAGGCGCTACCGGAACGATTCTTGCCAGCCAGGCTTGGCAGCTATGGCGCTGGAACGGCGTGGTGTTAGTCGGCTTGGTGTTTTCATCTCTGGCTCTGGCCGTACACCTGCTCTTTTCAGGCAAAGTACACAAAGCCTCATAA
- a CDS encoding MaoC family dehydratase, whose product MSQLVINTLEELTQYEGKEMGVSDYHTITQEQISKFADATLDHQWIHLDAERAKTETPFGATIAHGYLTVSLLPYLWTQIASIRNLKMQVNYEIESLRFNQAVTVNSRVRLRAKLLSVKNLRGIAKASLEVTLEIEDSKKPAFTGIITFLYHFND is encoded by the coding sequence ATGAGCCAGTTAGTCATTAACACCCTAGAAGAGCTTACCCAATACGAAGGAAAGGAAATGGGTGTATCTGATTATCACACCATTACGCAGGAGCAGATAAGCAAATTTGCCGACGCCACCCTTGACCACCAGTGGATTCACCTGGATGCGGAACGCGCAAAAACAGAGACTCCTTTCGGGGCCACTATCGCTCATGGCTACCTTACGGTATCGCTGCTGCCTTACCTCTGGACACAAATTGCCTCTATCCGTAACCTGAAAATGCAGGTGAATTACGAAATCGAAAGCCTTCGCTTTAACCAGGCTGTAACGGTAAACAGCCGCGTGCGCCTGCGTGCCAAGCTCCTGTCAGTAAAAAACCTGCGCGGTATTGCCAAAGCGAGCCTGGAAGTAACCCTGGAAATCGAAGACAGCAAAAAGCCGGCTTTCACAGGCATCATCACCTTCCTGTACCACTTCAACGACTAA
- a CDS encoding aldo/keto reductase has translation MKYNQLGKSDLNVSEVSFGCMSLQGSHNENAGLLHRALDQGINFFDTADLYDKGENEVTVGKAFRGMRDQVVLATKVGNQWRPDGSGWDWNPTKAYILEAVEASLQRLQTDYIDLYQLHGGTIDDPIDETIEAFELLKQQGKIRNYGISSIRPNVIREYVNRSGIVSVMMQYSLLDRRPEEAALDLLQQHKIGVLARGGLAQGLLAGKPVKSYLNYTSEEVQKAADAVQAVAGNTHEASGTAVRFVLQHPAITSAVLGIRTNAQLEDALLAAKAAPLKPEELETLQAVLPANKYEQHR, from the coding sequence ATGAAGTATAACCAGCTGGGAAAATCTGACCTGAATGTAAGTGAAGTAAGCTTTGGATGTATGTCGCTGCAAGGCAGCCACAACGAAAACGCAGGCTTACTGCACAGGGCGCTCGACCAGGGCATCAACTTTTTTGATACGGCTGATTTATACGACAAAGGGGAGAATGAGGTAACAGTGGGCAAGGCTTTTCGTGGCATGCGTGATCAAGTAGTACTGGCTACCAAAGTTGGAAACCAGTGGCGACCCGATGGCAGCGGCTGGGATTGGAACCCTACCAAAGCATATATACTGGAAGCAGTGGAGGCGAGCCTGCAGCGACTGCAAACAGATTATATTGACCTGTACCAGTTGCATGGCGGCACCATTGATGACCCGATAGACGAAACTATAGAAGCCTTCGAACTACTTAAGCAGCAGGGTAAAATTCGGAACTACGGCATTTCCTCTATCCGCCCCAACGTGATACGGGAGTATGTGAACCGTTCCGGTATAGTGAGTGTAATGATGCAGTATAGCCTGCTGGACCGTCGGCCGGAAGAGGCAGCCCTGGACCTGCTACAGCAGCACAAAATAGGTGTGCTGGCACGTGGGGGGCTGGCACAGGGGCTTTTAGCTGGTAAGCCTGTCAAGTCCTATCTAAATTATACTTCAGAGGAAGTGCAAAAGGCTGCCGATGCAGTGCAGGCAGTAGCAGGAAACACGCATGAAGCCTCTGGAACTGCTGTCCGGTTTGTGCTGCAGCACCCGGCTATCACTTCTGCCGTACTCGGCATCCGGACTAATGCACAGCTAGAAGATGCACTGTTGGCCGCTAAGGCAGCACCGCTTAAGCCAGAAGAACTGGAGACGCTGCAAGCCGTATTGCCAGCCAATAAGTATGAGCAGCACCGGTAG